GAGATTGAGCGGTTGCAGCGGCTGGACTACGCCAAGAGAACATTTAATATCACTTATCCTGTTTTAAAAAAGGTCGATTCTACTATATCCATGACGGAACAGCGGAATGTGAACGGTCATCCCAGATTCTACGCCGATCCATATAAGATTAATGGAACAGATTATTTGTTATGCAATCATTGGGTGGAGGAGCTTAGCAGAAGTTATTTCGATGCGTGGCTTAGACGGATTGATGAGACAAATTAAGGGGGCTCAACTTGAGCAGTATCGAGACTTTCTCGACAGCCTGAAGATTAGGTATCTCCAAACCTAATCTTTTTATTTTGTCGTCGAATACATAACAAGCTCTGCCAAATCGAGCACAATATTAGCTTCCATCAATACATCCAATCCAAGTAACCCATTGATCTTAAGTTTCTCGTGAAGCGATCCAATATCCAACTTGTAATCGTTGATTTGAAAACTACCTAATTGAATCGAATCAATAGTTTTGCGAAAGCAACTTTCTTCACCACCAATGCCGAATGCAGTAACGATCTCATCTCCAGTCTCAAAGTAAACGCCAATGTCTGCTACAGTATCAGCAGATAGCAAGGTATGAGAAGCCCCTGTATCAATAACTAGTTTGTCTATAGTCAGAGCTTGTCCTTTGTAATTCAAGATAAGGGACGTTTGCAGCAAACCATCGACGTATTCAATTTTCATGTTGCACTACACCCCGCAAGCCTCGAAGCGTGCGGATCTCGACCTTCAGTTCATCATTTGCAGTGTGGGACACGATCACGCCGTCCTTCGATTTAAGCAGTTCTTTGGTTGCTTCCTTCGGGTCCTGAATGGCACGAATCAGTGCGACTTCATCTACAAACTTGGTGTTTCCTTCAATATGGGATGCAAGGATTTGCAGCTTGACGTATTGATCGGGATATATCTTACGAACTTCTTCCCATTGCACGGCTGGCACCTCCAGTTCGGTTTGTCCTTTTATTGTATCAGATAATGGGCAATTAAAAAGCTCTCTATAACGATGCATATCGTTCGTGGAGAGCTGCTTTGCGTAAGCACTTATCGAGCCGCCAAAGTTCCTCATAAGGGTTGGCATCCAGGATATCCTGCACCGATTCCCGGCGCTACTTCGGCCGCCCCTCAACAAAACGGCTGTTGCCCGGCTGGTCCTGCCGGATCAGACTCGGGTCGATGTGCTCCAGGATGGCCAGAACGGCGTCGATGAAACTTTCGACGGTATCCATCCCGTACTTGATCGCATACTCGCCGATCCGGTCTGCCGTGGCCGACATGCTTTCCACCATATTCCGGTTCGACTGGGAGAAGCGCATATGGAGAGAAGCCTTTAATTATGAGTATGCCTTACCATGAAAGTTAACAAAATATCCTGTTAAACCTTTCAAAATTTTTGCTATAATAATCTTAACTTCTACTCGAATCTACACCAGCAGACTATTTTCGCCTACCGGATCGGCTGGCGGTGCTTTTTATTTGATTACAATCGCAACAATGCAAAGCGGTTACATGGCAAAGTGCCCGTCGCAATGCCTTTTTACGGAGGCATTTAGTTAGTTTAGAGAGGAAGTAGACTGTGCATAGGGATAAAATAGCCATTTTAAAGCGGCTAATTGCCGAAGAAGGCATATATAGAGCACTGTATGAGCACCATCCGGACTGCGTCTACGTTCTCGATCTTGGGGGGCGCTCCATCGGTGCGAACCGCTCCGCTGAACAACTGGCTGCACCCGAGGAAATAAGGGGTATCTGGAGCAAGGCGCTTTTGTTCGGAAGCCGGACCGAAGCCGGGCGTCATTTTGTGCTGGCCTCCGCGGGCAATACGACTTCGTTTCATTTAAAGTTCATTCAAAGATCCGGCATCGTCGCGTCCGCCGAGGTGACATTTATTCCGATTAAGAATAAGGAAGAAGTGGTTGGCGTATTCGCCATTGTCCGGAATATCACTGCCGAGATTGTGGCGGAGAATGAAGGGCGCGCGCCCGGGGCCGTCTATCCGGAGCTGGACGCGTTGCTTAAAGACCCGCAGAGCCTGATCCTGGATTCGGTAACGGAAGGCATCTTCGGACTCGACAGGGAAGGGAAAATTATCTTCATCAACAAAACCGCGATGTTCATGCTGGGATACTCCAGCGAGGAGATCATCGGTGTACACAGCCTCTCGCATATCCATCATACCCGGCCTGACGGCTCCCGTTACTGCCCGAAGGAATGCCCGATTCTTATGACGGTCGAGGACGGGACTTCAAGGACCATGATTGAGGAGATTTTCTGGCGCAAGGACGGCACCAGCTTCTGGGTGAACTACAGAGTGTCTCCCATCATGGAACGCGGCCAGATTGATGGTGCGGTCGTCGCCTTCAGCGATATTACGAACGAGCGGGAAGTTAGAAGGGCGAAGGAGTCCGCCGAACAGGCTTCGCGGGCAAAGTCGGAGTTTCTGGCTATGATCAGCCACGAGATCCGGACACCGATGAACGGCATGATCGGAATGGCCGACCTGCTGCTGGACAGCGAGCTGGGGGAAGAGCAGCGGACGTATGCGGATATCCTGCGCAGCAGCAGCTACAGTCTGCTTAATATTTTGAACGACATTCTAGATTTCAGCAAAATCGAAGCCGGCAAAATGCCGCTGGAGCCCGAACAGTTCGGCCTGAGAGAGATGCTTAGCGTCATCATCGATCTGTTCACTCCGAAGGCGGAGGAGAAGGGATTGGCCCTTCGCTGGTGGGCGGATACGAGCGTCCCGGAGACCATCAAGGCCGATCCGAGCCGTCTCCGGCAGATCATCGTCAACCTGGTTGGCAATGCGCTGAAATTCACCGAGAAGGGAAGCGTGACGCTGTCCGTCAAGAACATTCTGCTGCCGGAATCGCCGAACTATCTGCTGGAATTCTCCGTAAGGGATACTGGGGTCGGCATTGCCGAGGACAAGCTTGGCTTGCTGTTTCAGTCGTTCTCCCAGCTTCATCCGATGATTAACCGCAAATACGGCGGCACCGGGCTGGGGCTGGCCATCTGCAAGCAGCTGGTGGAGCTTATGGGCGGCACGATCTTTGTGGAGAGCGAGGAAGGGCGCGGTTCCATCTTCAGGTTCATGCTGCCCTTTGTCAAAGAAGAGGCGGAAGTTCAAGTATAAATTCAAACCAACCTTCTCAAATCTTTGGTTCAAGGCGCTGCGAAATCAGTGCCGATCGCGATCCTCGTTCTTAAGATACATCAGCCCCACAGTATGCGGTCCGCAGTGGCTGCCGATAACGCAGCCCGCTTCAATAACAACGATTTCCTTCACGCCTGCAGCTTCCAGAGCGTCACGCAAATACTTGGCGTCTTCCTCGGCCTGCGTATGCGCGACGATCAGCAGTTCCCTGTCCATCCGGTCGATGTCTGAAAGCGCGTGGGAGAGCATCTGCTCCACCGCTTTTTCTTTTTTGCCGCGGACCTTGCTCACGGGAACGATGGTGCCGTCGACCATTCGAAGCACCGGACGAATCTTGAGCAGGCTGCCGATAAAATTCTGCATGCCGGAACAGCGGCCGCCCATATGTAAATAATCAAGCGTATCAATGACGAATTCCGTACTGAGCCGGTTCCGTTCCTGCTCCAGCATCGAGACAATCTCGTCGGAGCTGCCGCCATGGAGCGCGGCCTGGGCCGCCTTAACAGCCAGCAGGGCAATTCCGCCGCACAATGTGCCGGAATCCACTACCTTCACGCGTTCGGAAGGAAATTCCTCTGCGGCAAGCCGCGCGTTCTGATAGGTGGAGGACAGGGAGGAGGAGAGGCTGAGATAGACAATGTCGTCGCCGTTCTCAATCGCAGGTGCAAAGGCATTCATGAAATCGGCAGGCGAAGGGGCTGCCGTCTTGGGCAGCGCGGAGGTTGCGCTCACCTTCCGGTACACCTGATCCGGTGTAATATCCACGCCGTCTCTGTAAGTGGCGTCATCAAACACAACATACAGCGGGATAACGCCGATATCATAGGTTTCTTTCCAGCCTTGCGGCATATCGGAGGTGCTGTCGGTAAAAATTTTAACGTTAGGCATGAAATTCTCCTTCACCGATGATCGGATCTCCTTGAGTCTGAGCAAGTATCGCGTATACGTTTATTATAACATCCCTATGCTCCTGCTGGCGATGGTCCGTTCCAGCCTGTTCAAGATTGCATGCCCTATGTAATCAAAATCGGCCGGACACATAGATTGCGTGTGCCCGGCCGGTTCTTATATTGCTCAATACGCTTGGTCAGTTTATGACTTCTTCATAACCGGAACCCATACCTCGCAGCGGTAATCTTCCGAGGACGGGTCCCCGGGCGGATACAGCTCGAATTCGGGTCCGCCCGAATGCTCGTAGCCGGTGCCCGGGAACCATTCCTGGAAGATCCGTGCCCATACACTCTGAATTGCACTGGGCATGGGGCCGACCGAAGTGAAGACGGCCCAGGTTGCGGCCGGAATGACGGTAGAGGAATAGCCTTCCGGGGCGGGTTCACCGTTCTCCACGGCAATCCAATAAGTCAGCGTCTCCTGCTCGTGATTCATTTCGGCGCATATCCCGAGCAAATCGTGGATGCCCTCTCCCAGCTCAAGCAGTTTGTCATACGTGCCGTCCTCGTTGCATTTTAGCCAGAAACGCGGAATCTCCCGCAGGTTCTCTCCATCACGGCAGGAAGTCTCCATCTTTTTGCCAACTACCTTGAACACTTCTTTGTGTACGATACGATAATCCATTTCTTTATCTCCCTTCAAGGACAAGTGGAAGGAGAGGCGGGGAAAAGCTTTCAGAACGGTCCCCGGCTCGCGCGCCGCCGAGGGCGTAATCCCGTGCGCCTTGCGGAACGCCTTGGCGAATGCCTCCGGCGAGTCGTAACCGTATTTGAGCGCAACGTCCAGCACCCGGACCGGCGTCATCGCCAGCTCCTGCGCGGCCAGCGTCAGCCGGCGCTTGCGGATGTATTCGGCTACGGTTACGCCGGTTAGCAGATTGAACATCCGCTGAAAGTGGAATGGCGAAGAGCAGGCCGCTTTGGCGATTTCATCCATATTCACCGGTTCCGTCATATGGCGTTCCATATAATCCAAAGCGTCCCTCATGCGGTTCAGCCATTCCATCGCTCGCCATCTCCTTTGCATTTATCCTATCATGCAGCGCTGCCCCGGTCCTGTTCTTCCGTGCTCCCTTGGGACAGTATCCCTCGATCATCCACACCAGTATAACCCACATGTGGAAGCTGCGCTCGATCCTTTGCTCTCGTTGCGGCATCGCACAATAAAACCGCCCGGCCAATAGCCGGGCGGCAGCAGCGTTTAAATGATTACAGGGATGCCTTGCGCAGTTACTTCGCCAAGTCCGTTCACCGTGTACTCTTTATCGTAGATCAAGATGGAAGCCGGAGTTTCGGTTTCGTTGGAAACCGTAACGCCTTGGTCGGTAACGGATACCTTGAGCCGGGAACCGCGGAACATGATTTTGAACGAATATGATTTCCAATGGCCAGGGTTGAACGGTTTCAGGATCAGACGGTCGCCTTGAACACGCAGTCCGCCGAAGCCGTGTACAATGGACATCCAGGTGCCGGCCATGCTGGTCGTATGGCAGCCGTCCTCGGTATCGTTGTTGTAGTTGTCCAGATCGAGTCTGGAAGTGCGCAAGTACATCTCGTATGCCTTCTCCTTGTATCCGAGCTCGCAGGCGAGTATCGAATGGATGCATGGAGAGAGGGAGGACTCGTGGACGGTGATCGGCTCATAGAAGTCGAAGTTCCGTTTTTTCGTCTCCAGGTCGTAGCGGTCGTTCAGGAAGTAGAGTCCCTGAAGTACGTCGGCCTGCTTGATATAGCAAGAGCGCAGAATGCGGTCCCATGACCATTTCTGGTTCAGCGGCAGATGCTCGGGCGCCAGTTCCTTGACCGGGAGAATCACTTTATCGAGGAAGCCGTCCTGCTGCAGGAAGATGCCTTTTTCCTCGTCGGCCGGATAGTACATTTTGTCGATAATCTCCCGCCATTTCTCCGTCTCGCTTTCCAAAAGTCCAAGCTTGTCAACCAGTTCGCCATAGCGCGATTCTTCATTCTGTTGCAAATAGGCGAGCGCTTCCAGCGTATACTCCATCGTCCAGGCTGCGATCCGGTTCGTGTACCAGTTGTTATTGACATTGTTCTCGTACTCGTTCGGTCCGGTAACGCCGAGCATGACGTATTTGTCTTTATGCGGTACGTAGTGCACGCGCTCTTCCCAGAAACGGGAGATTTCCGCCAGCACCTCAAGGCCGTATTGCCCGAGATACGACTTGTCGCCGGTGTAGTTTACATAGTTGTAGATGGCATAGGCGATAGCCCCGTTGCGGTGGATTTCCTCAAAAGTGATCTCCCATTCGTTATGGCATTCCTCGCCGTTCATCGTCACCATCGGATACAGCGCGCCTTTGGTGAAGCCGAGCTTGCTGGCATTCTCCTTGGCCTTCTCCAGATGTTTGTAGCGGTAAATCAGCAGGTTCCGGGCAATGGAAGAATCCGCGGTGCTAAGATAGAAAGGAACGCAGTAGGCTTCCGTGTCCCAGTAGGTGCTGCCGCCGTATTTTTCACCGGTGAAGCCCTTGGGTCCGATATTCAGCCGGTCATCCTCTCCAGTATAGGTCTGGTTCAGCTGAAAAATATTGAAGCGGATCGCCTGCTGGGCGGAAGGGTCGCCTTCAATAATGATATCGCTTTCTTTCCATTTATCCTTCCAGGCATTCGTCTGCTCGGTCAGCAGAGCCACAAAACCGGCTTCCCTTGCCGACTGGAGAGCGCTTTGTGCCGCCTGGGCGAGCTGTCCCAGACCGTAGTTGCGGGAAGTCACGCTTGCGGCGTATTTGTAGATAACGACCTGCTCCCCCTGATGCACCGGAACCTGGACGTTGTTAGCCACATATTTGTCTCGCTGAACCGGTTCGGCGTCGGCTTCCAGTTTAACTCCGGCAACGACAATATCATACGCCATGGCCGTGGTTATATGAAAATCGAGCTTTTTCGTCTTCAGGGTCAGATAGCCGCCCCCTGGGAAACTGCTCTTCTCGACCTCATTCCAGAACTTCTCGTCATAGTTGGAATCCTTGTTCTTGATGTCCCCGTCCAAATAAGGGGTTACGGTGATCGTTCCCGCAAAATTGAGCGGTGTAACCGAATAGCGGATGGCTCCGATCTCCCGCCGGGTCATGCTGACGATGCGGATGCTCTCCACTTTGACTTCCTTACCGTCCGCGAGGGCAGCGGTGAAGCTGCGGGACAGCGTGCCTTCCTTCATGTTCAGCACCCGCCGGAATTCCGATACAATGCATGCGGCGAGATCCAGCGGAGCGCCATCAATATCGATGTCGATGCCAATCCAGTTGGTGCTGTTCAATACTTTGGCAAAATACTCGGGATAGCCGTTCTTCCACCAGCCGACCCGGGTCTTGTCGGGATAGTACACACCGGCCATATAGCTGCCTTGAAGGCTGGGCCCGCTGTACCGCTCTTCAAAATTGGCGCGTCCGCCCATATAGCCGTTGCCCAAACTGAATACGCTTTCGGAAATCTCTTGGGTTTGGGGATCGAACGAGTCTTCAATAATGGACCATTCATCGATTTTTAAATACGCTTTCATTGCGGACCGTCTCCTTTTATTTACATTTAATCTAAAATGAATCGTTAGTATGCCTGAATTTAAACGGAGGCAAAAGCTTCCTTGAGCCGGGCGACGCTCATCTCCTGCAGAGAAGGGACGACAATGTTCGCAGCTCCGAGCGTCTCCGGCGAACCGATGCCTATGCTCGCCATGCCCCCGCGGATCGCGGCCTCGATTCCGGCTTCGGCGTCTTCGAAGACGACGCATTCGGCGGAAGAGACCCCGAGCGCTTCGGCTCCCAGCAGGAACACTTCCGGATCGGGCTTGGCAGCGGACGTTTTGGTTCCGTCGATAATCGCGTCAAAATATGGGGTGAGCCCGGTATTGTTCAGAATCGTCATCGCGTTCTTGCTGGCAGACCCTAGTGCGATCAATATTCCCTGGCTGCGGCATTCCTTCAGGAAGTCCAGCGCCCCGGGCAGAATCTCCGAGCTGTCCATCTTCGTAATATACTCTACATAGCGGTTATTTTTACTCTCGGCCAGCTTGGCTTTTTCGGCCTCGTCCAGAGTCAGTCCGCCGATTTCCAGCAGGATGTTAAGCGAAGCAGTGCGGCTCACGCCTTTCAGCCGCTCGTTGTCCTTCTCTGTGAACTCGAAACCGAGCTGATCCGCAAGCTCCTTCCAGGCGATGTAATGGTACTTGGCTGTATCGACTAGCACACCGTCGAGATCGAACAGGCAAGCTTTGACTTCTTTCATTTTTATCCTCCTCAACATTTGTATTGCCATTATTGGAGTTAGTGCAAACGTTTGTGCAAAGCTTAAAAAAACAAATGAAGCATGCAGAGCTTCATTTATTTACATGTTCCCGGCATCATTTCTTGCCGGGTGAATACATGGAGGATTCGCGGACAATCAAACGATGGGGAATGATAAAGCGGTTCGTGTAGCCAGGTTCGGTATTCTGCTTCTGAATCGCTTGAATCAATATTTGGGAAGCGGTATAGCCCAGATGGTAAATTCCGATATCGATGCTGCTGATCGGCGGAGTGGACAGCTCGGACAGCGGAATATTGTTAAAGCTGACGAGCGCGAGATCTGCAGGAACCGTGTAATTCAGTTCGTTCAGTCCGCGGAGTACGCCGAAGGAAACGATATCGTCCACCACAACAAGCGCCGTCGGACGGCTCGGGAGATTCATGAAGAATGACATAGCGCGGTAGCCGCTGTCCTGCAGAAACTCCCCTTCCACAATCCATTCGGATTTCAGTTCCAGGCCGTTCTGCTCCATAGCTTTCCGGTAGCCCTCCAGCCGGTCTCGGGAAACGATCAGATTCGGAGGTCCGCTGACGAAGCCAATTCGCTCATGTCCCATGGAGATAAGGTGACTCGTGGCATCATAAGCCGCCATCATATTATCGGTATCTACCGACAGGATATCGTCATACTTGTCGCTGCGCCCCACCAGGACGAAGGGGTAGCCGCCTTCCTTGAGAAAATCGATCACGGCGTCGTCTTTGCGCGAGTAGAGCAGGATCGCGCCGTCGACGCGCCGGCCTTTCAGAAGCCGTGAGACCGCTTCCAGTTCTTCTTTTTCCGTCGCGCCGGAGCTGATCAGGACATCGTAGCCTGAACGGCTTGCCTGTGTGACAATGCCGCGAATCAATTCCATAAAGAACAGATTGGAGAACAATTCTTCAGCCGGCTTCGGGAGGATGATGCAAATACTGTTCGTCGTCTTCGATACGAGACTCTTGGCCATGATGTTCGGATGATAGCCCATTTCTTCCATAATGCTCTTGACCTTGCGGGAGGTTTCCGCGCTGATTCTCGGATGGCCCGACAAAACCCGGGAGACCGTGGAAGGGGATACGCCCGCTCTCCTGGCCACATCCTTGATGGTAACCGTCATAGAAGCCTCCTTATGGAAACGTTTGCTTAAGCATATCTTAATCGAAGTCCAACCAATTGTAAATAGTTGAGCTTGTAAGCCGAGGAACATAAAAGCTAAGTAAAAGTTATAAATTTGCTGCGCCCAGGACTGCAAAGCCGTAAGCAGGCAGCTTGGCGGACAATACGCCCCGGCTTATCCGTAGCGTTTCTCCGGTGAACAGGTCTTTCCAACGTTCCTTCTCTACATTAAGACGGAAAGATTGCGCCGTATCCTCATTGTTAAGAAGCACAATCACCGATTCATCTCCCAGCCGGCGTTCATAGGCCAGCTTGCTGCCGTGGCATTTGGCTTCAAGAAAAGCCATTGTACCTGTCCGGAGCGAAGGGTGACTCTTCCGAATGGTGATCAGCTTGCGGTAGAAGCCGAACAGCTCGTGATCCTGCTTGTTCGGGTCCCACTCCATACATTTTCGGCAGCCTGGATCTTCACCGCCGTCAAGGCCGATCTCATCGCCGTAATAGATACAGGGAGCACCCATAAATGTGAATTGGAACAGCGCGGCCAGTTTCATTTTACGCTTGTCGCTTCCGGCGAGCGTCAGCAAGCGGGCGGTATCGTGGCTGCCCAGAAGATTGAAGGCGACTTCGCTGGCTTGAAGCGGGTAACGGGATAACTGCTTGCCGATCGCATGGGCAAAGCCTTCCGAGTCCAATGAGCCGCGTATGAAGAAATCGAGTACCGCCTCGGTAAATGGATAGTTCATGACGGCGTCAAATTTGTCTCCCTCCAGCCACGGGGAGGATTCATGCCAAATTTCGCCCAAAATATACGCTTCGGGGTTGGCCTGCTTGACGACCTTCCGGAAATCGCGCCAGAAACCGTGATCGACTTCGTTAGCCACGTCCAGACGCCAGCCGTCAATGCCTACTTCCTTGATCCAGTATTCGGCAACGCCCAGGAGATAACGCTTGACGTCCGGATGTTCTGTATTCAGCTTCGGCATTTCTCTCACAAAGCCAAAGGCATCGTACGTAAGAATTCCATTCTCCGAATGAACCGGAAACTTGCGGATATGAAACCAGTCCTTATAAACAGAGTTCTCCCCGTTCTCGGCGACGTCGACAAACGGGGCAAAGGTACTGCCCGAATGATTGAACACGGCGTCGAGCAGAACGCGAATTCCTCTTTCGTGACAGGCGTCAACAAGCCGTTTTAACGTCTCGGTGTCGCCGAAATGCGGATCGACTCTCATGTAGTCTTCGGTGTCGTATTTGTGATTCGAGGCAGCGGCGAAAACAGGCGTAAAGTAAATACCGGTAATGCCGAGTTCGGTCAGGTGGTCCAGATGATCGATCACACCCTGCAGGTCGCCTCCGAAAAAGTTGTCCTGTTTCGGAACGCCGCCCCAAGGCTCAACGTTTTCCGGATCAAGGCCGGGGTCACCGTTAGCGAAACGCTCCGGGAAAATTTGATAAAAGATCGAATCCCTGACCCAGGCCGGAGGAGCGAAGACGTCGCCGCGGTTGATATAAGGGAATTCAAACAGCCGATACGGACTCAAGGGACGCTCGGCTTGAAATTCGCTTTCCGTCATCCAGATCCGCTCTTTGCCCTTTTGCAGCAGAAAGCCGTATTTCAGCCGGCGGAAAGGCGGAACGGACTCGCATTCCCAATAATCGAACATCTCGTCTGAGGCAAAAACAGTCATTTGAATCAGTTCTTTGGTTTGATCCCAGGCGTATTTGTCCCCTACCCAGGCGAATACTTCGGTTAAATCGCCTTTTTTGGCGCGTAGCCGCAGATGAATCGTGTTCTCATCGTAAGCATAGGACCAGTTGACCCGAGGGCGATGATAGACAGCTTCCAGTAACATGAACAACAACCTCCCAAAAATATTTATTGACGGGGCTCTGCTTGTTCCAAGACGCCTCGTTATTCAAGCCATCCCTGTCAGGGCACAAGGAGATTACGGGTTGGAAACCATAACAAAAAGGCACATCCAAAGCCGGGAAACGACCGAGGATGTACCTGTAACAAGTAGCATTGCCTTTAAATTGGTATCCGGGAAAGCGATTACTTCCGGAATGATTAGGATTATAGCATGAGGCCAAGATTTCAGGCAATAGTTAATTCAAACCTTTGCACAAATTTGTTTTTGCTTTGAACTGGCTCATGGAAGAATAGAGATTTATTGCAG
This region of Paenibacillus sp. URB8-2 genomic DNA includes:
- a CDS encoding retropepsin-like aspartic protease yields the protein MKIEYVDGLLQTSLILNYKGQALTIDKLVIDTGASHTLLSADTVADIGVYFETGDEIVTAFGIGGEESCFRKTIDSIQLGSFQINDYKLDIGSLHEKLKINGLLGLDVLMEANIVLDLAELVMYSTTK
- a CDS encoding ATP-binding protein codes for the protein MHRDKIAILKRLIAEEGIYRALYEHHPDCVYVLDLGGRSIGANRSAEQLAAPEEIRGIWSKALLFGSRTEAGRHFVLASAGNTTSFHLKFIQRSGIVASAEVTFIPIKNKEEVVGVFAIVRNITAEIVAENEGRAPGAVYPELDALLKDPQSLILDSVTEGIFGLDREGKIIFINKTAMFMLGYSSEEIIGVHSLSHIHHTRPDGSRYCPKECPILMTVEDGTSRTMIEEIFWRKDGTSFWVNYRVSPIMERGQIDGAVVAFSDITNEREVRRAKESAEQASRAKSEFLAMISHEIRTPMNGMIGMADLLLDSELGEEQRTYADILRSSSYSLLNILNDILDFSKIEAGKMPLEPEQFGLREMLSVIIDLFTPKAEEKGLALRWWADTSVPETIKADPSRLRQIIVNLVGNALKFTEKGSVTLSVKNILLPESPNYLLEFSVRDTGVGIAEDKLGLLFQSFSQLHPMINRKYGGTGLGLAICKQLVELMGGTIFVESEEGRGSIFRFMLPFVKEEAEVQV
- a CDS encoding DegV family protein, whose product is MPNVKIFTDSTSDMPQGWKETYDIGVIPLYVVFDDATYRDGVDITPDQVYRKVSATSALPKTAAPSPADFMNAFAPAIENGDDIVYLSLSSSLSSTYQNARLAAEEFPSERVKVVDSGTLCGGIALLAVKAAQAALHGGSSDEIVSMLEQERNRLSTEFVIDTLDYLHMGGRCSGMQNFIGSLLKIRPVLRMVDGTIVPVSKVRGKKEKAVEQMLSHALSDIDRMDRELLIVAHTQAEEDAKYLRDALEAAGVKEIVVIEAGCVIGSHCGPHTVGLMYLKNEDRDRH
- a CDS encoding AraC family transcriptional regulator is translated as MEWLNRMRDALDYMERHMTEPVNMDEIAKAACSSPFHFQRMFNLLTGVTVAEYIRKRRLTLAAQELAMTPVRVLDVALKYGYDSPEAFAKAFRKAHGITPSAAREPGTVLKAFPRLSFHLSLKGDKEMDYRIVHKEVFKVVGKKMETSCRDGENLREIPRFWLKCNEDGTYDKLLELGEGIHDLLGICAEMNHEQETLTYWIAVENGEPAPEGYSSTVIPAATWAVFTSVGPMPSAIQSVWARIFQEWFPGTGYEHSGGPEFELYPPGDPSSEDYRCEVWVPVMKKS
- a CDS encoding glycoside hydrolase family 65 protein, whose product is MKAYLKIDEWSIIEDSFDPQTQEISESVFSLGNGYMGGRANFEERYSGPSLQGSYMAGVYYPDKTRVGWWKNGYPEYFAKVLNSTNWIGIDIDIDGAPLDLAACIVSEFRRVLNMKEGTLSRSFTAALADGKEVKVESIRIVSMTRREIGAIRYSVTPLNFAGTITVTPYLDGDIKNKDSNYDEKFWNEVEKSSFPGGGYLTLKTKKLDFHITTAMAYDIVVAGVKLEADAEPVQRDKYVANNVQVPVHQGEQVVIYKYAASVTSRNYGLGQLAQAAQSALQSAREAGFVALLTEQTNAWKDKWKESDIIIEGDPSAQQAIRFNIFQLNQTYTGEDDRLNIGPKGFTGEKYGGSTYWDTEAYCVPFYLSTADSSIARNLLIYRYKHLEKAKENASKLGFTKGALYPMVTMNGEECHNEWEITFEEIHRNGAIAYAIYNYVNYTGDKSYLGQYGLEVLAEISRFWEERVHYVPHKDKYVMLGVTGPNEYENNVNNNWYTNRIAAWTMEYTLEALAYLQQNEESRYGELVDKLGLLESETEKWREIIDKMYYPADEEKGIFLQQDGFLDKVILPVKELAPEHLPLNQKWSWDRILRSCYIKQADVLQGLYFLNDRYDLETKKRNFDFYEPITVHESSLSPCIHSILACELGYKEKAYEMYLRTSRLDLDNYNNDTEDGCHTTSMAGTWMSIVHGFGGLRVQGDRLILKPFNPGHWKSYSFKIMFRGSRLKVSVTDQGVTVSNETETPASILIYDKEYTVNGLGEVTAQGIPVII
- the pgmB gene encoding beta-phosphoglucomutase; its protein translation is MKEVKACLFDLDGVLVDTAKYHYIAWKELADQLGFEFTEKDNERLKGVSRTASLNILLEIGGLTLDEAEKAKLAESKNNRYVEYITKMDSSEILPGALDFLKECRSQGILIALGSASKNAMTILNNTGLTPYFDAIIDGTKTSAAKPDPEVFLLGAEALGVSSAECVVFEDAEAGIEAAIRGGMASIGIGSPETLGAANIVVPSLQEMSVARLKEAFASV
- a CDS encoding LacI family DNA-binding transcriptional regulator; its protein translation is MTVTIKDVARRAGVSPSTVSRVLSGHPRISAETSRKVKSIMEEMGYHPNIMAKSLVSKTTNSICIILPKPAEELFSNLFFMELIRGIVTQASRSGYDVLISSGATEKEELEAVSRLLKGRRVDGAILLYSRKDDAVIDFLKEGGYPFVLVGRSDKYDDILSVDTDNMMAAYDATSHLISMGHERIGFVSGPPNLIVSRDRLEGYRKAMEQNGLELKSEWIVEGEFLQDSGYRAMSFFMNLPSRPTALVVVDDIVSFGVLRGLNELNYTVPADLALVSFNNIPLSELSTPPISSIDIGIYHLGYTASQILIQAIQKQNTEPGYTNRFIIPHRLIVRESSMYSPGKK
- a CDS encoding alpha-glycosidase, yielding MLLEAVYHRPRVNWSYAYDENTIHLRLRAKKGDLTEVFAWVGDKYAWDQTKELIQMTVFASDEMFDYWECESVPPFRRLKYGFLLQKGKERIWMTESEFQAERPLSPYRLFEFPYINRGDVFAPPAWVRDSIFYQIFPERFANGDPGLDPENVEPWGGVPKQDNFFGGDLQGVIDHLDHLTELGITGIYFTPVFAAASNHKYDTEDYMRVDPHFGDTETLKRLVDACHERGIRVLLDAVFNHSGSTFAPFVDVAENGENSVYKDWFHIRKFPVHSENGILTYDAFGFVREMPKLNTEHPDVKRYLLGVAEYWIKEVGIDGWRLDVANEVDHGFWRDFRKVVKQANPEAYILGEIWHESSPWLEGDKFDAVMNYPFTEAVLDFFIRGSLDSEGFAHAIGKQLSRYPLQASEVAFNLLGSHDTARLLTLAGSDKRKMKLAALFQFTFMGAPCIYYGDEIGLDGGEDPGCRKCMEWDPNKQDHELFGFYRKLITIRKSHPSLRTGTMAFLEAKCHGSKLAYERRLGDESVIVLLNNEDTAQSFRLNVEKERWKDLFTGETLRISRGVLSAKLPAYGFAVLGAANL